The nucleotide sequence AAgtcattcttcttttcccacAATCTCGCCAAGTCCTGAGCAGATCTAGTGATATTCGGCATCGTAAGAGCTAGAAATCGAGGGGTCATCGCATTATCATGGCTCTCCTATGATGTCTCCAGACTTGACCGCTTTTTAGCGTAAGCAGAGCTCGGGGTAAGATAGTTTTGAATAGACTTGTCGtctgagatgatcgatcgagtGATTGATGACGTCGAAGTAGAAGGgattccatctccatataATCAGTTATAACTACCATACTACGTAAAGTGAATTAGCTATGTATACCGATTATTTTAGAGTTGAACTGACTGGGCGAAAGGGCCAAGTCTTATCTGACATATCGGTCCAAGTGTGCTTGCTGATAGATCCAGAAAATCGGTGAACGATCCGTTATTCAGCAAAATGTGTTTCAGTCGAAGTAAGTCACCCCATAGAAAGTGGCCATTGGGCCAATGTGGTACACCGGGTAGAGTGATGGGTTTGAATCGGTACCACCAGATGACAATAGGAATCAAGAAGCTTATAGCATAGAGTGTATAAGCGGTCATGGTGGAAATAaacaggaagaaggtaagaaaGGACAGAAAAACATGATACTCCTTGTATTGAGATACTTAGTGCTGTTATATATAGCTAAGAGGAAGACCAGATGATCAGACCTAGCCTCATAAAATTTCGTTATGGGAAAAGATTAAAGTCTAAAAAATTGGTTGAAtaaagaaaaaaaaaacgtGTAAGTGATCTGCATaccatcaattcatcacatcacatcagaGCCTAATCCAGGTCAAACGCTCAATGAGAACATGGAAACCATCATCACAAACCCAATCAAGCATCAAGCATCAAGTAAGAGTTGATTTCATCCATTTGCTCCGAATATTAACCTTGATACATCAAATTTTGTTCGTTACCATCAGTAACCTGCTTGTTAATTACCCTCTACCTGAATAACGATGATTGAGGAGCCTAGGGCAATCAGATTTGGGAAAAAAGTCAGGTCGATCAgtgaggatgttgatcatcaagCTACAGAGTGGAACGTTTTTGGTTAAGGTTTATTTCTTTATTTTTCGTATCCGATCAAAATAAAAGACCATTTTGTTCCCTCTACATGTCATACCCTGATCTTCGATCAGTGATGAGCCAGTAGTTcgtatggatggatgggcAGGATGGTACCTTTCGATCTATCCCCGATTAGGTTAAATTGGGCAGTGATTAAACacgagaagatgataataaTGGATACGTATTGGTGTGATTGAGCAAGAgaaatgattgattgatcaatcaagGATGAAATTCAGATGTTGATATCAAACACGATTGTCAGGAACAACTTTTAAAGTCGATAACAGACTTGTGTAGTTGATGAGTATAAAGCAAATGTGCCTTTGGCACATCCTTATTGTACTACTGGCAGGAGGTTAACATACCGCTGATATTGTATCGACGGATCAAATTATTCACTATATCCATTCCTGATGTGATCAAGACCATGATTCACCTTGCCCTGATAATCGTCCTATATCCCTTTTTGTCCTCCTATTTGTGACAATCCTATTTCTTCCCATCACTTCTTCTCTGTATTGTCGGATTATTGAACGATAGAAGCTGGACGAGAGCCAGTGTGTATACATTCACGCCGATATTCGCGCAGAGCAAGTTTGGCATTGCCGAGACGTATATGCAGGTGCTGTTGACCGAGAGTAGGTACGTGGAAGTATCATCGTTTAGTTCCAGCAGCAACGACTGAGTTCCTTGTCCTACAATCCCAAATGAGTCAGTTCGGATCGTGCATGAAAGGCGGAAATCAAGCTTACAGATTATCGATATATACACTGAGCATCTCATTGTCTTTTGCCAACTTCTCATTATCCGCTTCCACCTCTGTGACCCTTACTAACAACCCTCTCAATCCATCACGAAGTGAAAGGATATCTTTGAttatcttttctttctccagGGCTGATTCCACGGTTGGTTCCTCAGCTTGAGACGTAGCGGGGGTAGACCATGGTTCGCCCAATGCTGCCTCTGTGTAGCTTGATAGTGACATTCTGAGTTTGACTCTTATAGGTATTGTGCTGATTGCTAGTACGAAGAACCAAAAGACCAATAACGAGGAAGGATGAGACGTCCTTCTATGACCGGGTTGTTTACGTAACGTAAGTCTCTATCAGAATTGAGAAGTGGAGGCGAGAGAGTGAGGTATCCATGACGATGCTAGATAATGAGCtattcaacttcctcttgttcatgCCATACACTTCAGCAGCACGTGCAAGATGAGCGACATAGCCAGGAAGACCTTCGAGCTCAATAACGATGTACAGGTACGTCTCCGAATGGACCCAGTACTTGAGAAATGCTGATGCTCAGATCATTTCCTCACAGTCTGTCGATCCGACCGCTGCGATCTTTCAGTACCcaagggaagaggaaaaggcTTTAGAAGATGATGCACCTTGGTCGAAAGAGTGAGCTATACGCCCTTCCCGCCGTTCTAGATTGCTAACTTTTGTCCCTGTGGTAGTCCCCATTACTTCCATACCGTCAAGATCTCAGCCGTCGctttgatcaagatggtaaGTTCATACTGCTGCTTTCAACTGAACTTATGCTGATTACATCCCACAGGTCACGCACGCACGATCAGGAGGAGCTTATGAGATCATGGGAGTCATGTATGGTAGAGTGAAAGATGGAGTGTTCTGGATCATGGATGCAGCAGCTCTACCCGTTCAAGGTACCGAGACAAGAGTCAATGCAGGAAATGAGGTGAGAATGGCCTTCGTTTCTTGATAGAAGATCCACTAATATCGTCTGTACAGGCAATGGAGTATATGGTCAGCTTCCAAGAATCGTCGAGAGAAGCTGGAAAGGGGGAATTACTTAGGGGGTGGTATCACTCGTAAGTTCTTCAACCGATCATCGAGTAGCCCTTCGCTGATATGAATTCAGACATCCTGGTTACGGCTGCTGGCTTTCCGGTATCGATGTGAATACTCAGCTCAACCAACAGAAATTTAACGACCCTTACCTCGCTGTCGTGGTGAGCTCAACTTCACGAGCGCTTCTATGTATATGCATCGTAGCTGATATGCTCAAAGATCGATCCGAATAGAACAGTATCTGCTGGTAAAGTCGAAATTGGAGCTTTCCGAACCTATCCTGAAGTAGGTCGAGCTACAGTCTGCAAATGCAGACAATGCTGATAATAGACACAGGGATACAAACCTCCCTCATCAGGTACCTCTCAATACCAGTCGATACCTATGGAGAAGATAGAAGACTTTGGTGTCCACGCGGATGCATACTACCCTCTTAAAGTTGAGATCTACAAGACCAAGCTGGATGAGCAATTGCTGGATCTGTTATGGAACAAGTATTGGGTAGCTACATTAAGTTCAAGTCTTCTCACTTCTGTAAGTATGGCTTCTTTCACGTGAGATATAGCCAGATTGATGACCTGGCAACATTTCAGAATCGCGAATACTCGACCTCTCAAGTGAAAGATCTGAACGCCAAGCTTCAAGTTGCCTCATCAAACCTCAGTAGCTCAACGTCGaatctcaaactcaaatCAGCACCTGCTGGACAGGCTTCAGCAAAGGGCAAAGTTAATATTAAGGACTATGCGGgagtcgaagaagaagataccgCTCTAGCCAAAGTCGCCAAGGATAGGTGCGTATCGGATCATGAAGTTGTGCTCTTACGCTGATTGAAACTCCCCGTAGCTCACGTATCGCGACTGAAGCTCAAAACGGAATGATATCTCAGCTGCTCAAAGACAAGCTCTTCAACACTCCCCTTCAAGCTCCTTTGGATCCTACCACAGCGAGAGCCACTGTGCAGGGCAGGCAATGAATGTATATGGtatacgatatatgataatgTAAAATAGAGACGAGTCCCTCCTTTGTAactagatgatgatgaatgagatcCCCCACGTGGCACCCGTGATTCAGGGACAAGGAGCGTGGCGTAACAGCAACAATGCTCGTCCTCCGTGCACTGCAACTGGCAGGTAACATAAGACTGCATAGAACATCCGTTGCTTTCACCTTGACATTACAGTAAAGATATATCGCTAGCATCCACCCCAGCCCGGTACCAGAGAAGAGGCCGTCATAGCTTCTGTATACCCCTCCTAATCCTCCAGGGAGTTTGATCATTGTGCAGCCTCGAGAGCTGCGGCTCACGGTGGTCAAATCAACGtcaacatcctttcttctctgttTTCAAGGTAGCCTCAGGTGAACTCCACGTATCAACAATGGGGATCCGAGGtatagatggtgagtgtaTTGTCGAGGTGGAATGACGCTGACAATCAGTGTACCTTCGGGAGAGGAAGCTCATCCAGACATGTCCCCTCTCTGCTATTGCCAATACTCGTCTTGGTATCGATGCGACATACTATCTCTCACACCTGCTCTCCGATGCCGACTCTAGAGAACCTCTCGTCGCCGCTACCGGTGGTCTACCTCTCGGTATAATCGCAAAGATAGAAACCGACCTGCGTGCTTTAGAACGTTTGAACATAAAGCCGGTCTTTGTCTTTTCAGGTCTTCCACTCGCTTCTCGACCTCCGCAGAAAGGACCCGACCCTCAGGCAGAGCGTGAAACGCAGGTGAAGAACGAAGCGTGGTCTTACTATGAGAACGGTCAGGTGGAGAGAGCTATCATGCAGCTCACAGCGATTAGGAATGGGTCATGGACGGATCATAAGGatttgttgaggttgatcatcaggTTGTTCAGACATCGTTTCGTGGAATTTGTCATTGCTCCTTATATCGAATTtgctcaggtgagttgtatgCAACCCCAACTTAGCTGACTCTCTTGTAGCTTGCCTACCTCTTACAACATCCCAAAGGTTATATCCATGCCGTCTATTCTTCCACCGAATGCTTGATGTGGCCCGTCGAACGAGTCATCACTTCTACCGATTGGACTCACAACTTCCAATTCGTCGAGAAGACCAGACTACTCGTGGATCTCAACCTCACCAGCGAACAATTCCTCGATATGGGTATTCTCGCTGGATCATCCCTCTCCCGTACCTTCCCTCCCATCGCCAACGACTTTGCAGTAAAGACCGTCATAGATCTTATGCGTCATCATAAATCTGGTATTCTCGTTTGCCAAAATTGGCGAGAATCTCAATTCAAGACGCAGAATTACATTGATGCATTTTGGAAAGCTCGTCTTGCCGTCAAATGCTCTCTTGTCCTTACCACCGAAGGATCCTGTGTCCCATTACCTACAGTGGTCGCACCGCTTGGTCAACCTTTTACACTCTCCGATATACCCGGTGACCTCGACGAGATCTTCTCCCCTAGGATCCCTGATGAACTCTACTTCTACATCTGCAAGGGTTTGATCAGCTCTCAAGTGGTGGGATGGATAACCAGCGGGATTATACACGAAAACCAACCTTTAGCCGATACTACCGATTACCACAGGTTCATTAAAGATGTCATCACCGAAGGACCCACATCCCCTCGTTGCACCACTATCGCCTTACTCCTCAACGTCTTACATCCCGACTGGTCAAAACGTCGGATCAGCGCTCATTATTTCTTTGACCCTCCTTTCGCTGGTCCTCAAGGTACCAACATTCCATACAACGACGCCACTACCCAGTCCCTTGTCGAGAAGCTATCGGGATGGCATGTACCCATGCCTACCATTGAGTCGGAGCTGCGACGACAGAACTCTTCTACTATCGATCTGAAGCTCTGTATAGGTGCTTTAGTCACCGAGGAATTAGCGGCTCATACTCGAAAAGACAAAGGAAGCAAGGCACTTGACAAGAAGGATGAGCTAGTCGCCAATGTTCTCTGGCGTCTTATGGAATTGAGAGGGTATGTTGTACCGTTATCACTGAATATACCTTGCTAATTCCTATGTAGCTTTATCAATGCCAATCACACACAAACTTTAATCGGTAAAGCGTTGTACGCTGCTAATGCGGTGTCCCGTGTGAATGATCGATTCCAAGAACCACTGTATCTCTTGCTAGAGTTACTACGAGCTGGAGTTGTCCATGGATCAAAGTGGGGTGGTGAAAATTCGGAAACTTTATCGGGTGGACCAAGTTTCGGAACGGACGAGGAGCAGAAGAGTATATTGCTTATCATGCGATGTATCTCCATTCTGCCTCTGATGTCAAGAGTAAGTCGATTTGTCTCATATGTGTATATGTCTGTCGCTTGATGACAACACTGATAATCTTCCTAGCCCCAACAATGGGTTGGTCCTTTATCTCGAGAGTTACTAGTCTTCAACTCTTTCGTCAGAGCATTATCGAAATCCCTTAGACATCTCTGCGAAGCCGTCTCCGTCCATATATTACTTGCAGGAAGCGCTAGGCGGAACAGAGAAGATTACCAGGATTTCATGCTTAGTGAGCTACAATGCATCAGTACAAGTTGTTAACTTTTGGCTAATGTCGCTGCTCGTTGCAGGTCTGCCATTCCAAAGCGAAGTCAATACGGGTTTCGGTATTTTGACCAAAACCTATCTTGATGCCACCACCTATCACTTCGAGGATACTATCACCGAGGCTGATGCCAATTCTGACCGAGCCATCCAAGCTAAGAAGGATGCTTTGTCGTTCGTTGAGCAATCCTTCTCCAGTGTGAAATCACCTTTACAGGAAGTTGAAAGGGGTTTCAGATTTTGGGATTCAGTAAGTCACCTCCCCGATTGATACTTGCGATACTTGTATTGAATGATTGACCTCCTTTCAAAGATCATGGCAGCGATACGATCACTCGATAAAGAACAAGGACCCAACCCTTCATTGGCTCAGAGAGTGGTAGGCAAAGATGTGATAGAACAGTTTGAAAATGCGGACAAGTGGTTGAAACCTATGAGACCGTAAGCtgggggaagaagaagaagaaggagaaggtgttAGTCATAGGTATATCCGCATGCACATCAAAATTATCATCATACTTTTGGTGACTAATTTACTGTCAATGCAAGGATGCAAGTGGAATACAGCAAGATGATATATCTAGGCGGTTGATACTATATGCACGGAATAGGCGCGTGCAAGTTTTCTGGCTGCGTGCCTATTCCGATGGTCGAGTCAGTCGGAGGGAACCGAGCTTTAAATGCTTGAATTTGGCCTATGGTCTATGGTTTCgttgaaatgttgaaattGCTATTCTGATTCGAGttatatagatatacataTCATTCGACCCTTTACCCCTAGCTACCTCTGAGTCAGTCAAGGTCATTTCCGAAGTATTTCAGAGCACACATACAGTCGGGCCATCAGAATGTCAACTCCATCACCCGAATCCATCCAATCCCTGTTCCTCCAGACACTTTCTGCCAATGGTTCCATCCCAGACTCGAGAGAACTGGTCGTCGATGGGAGAGCGTTGAATACGCCTGAAGATCAAGGGGCTGTGAGAGGTGTGCTGGATAGCCTGCAAAgtaaagaggtgagtgtgttTCATATGTCCTTTCGAGGGTTCAAGAACTATCAATGGCAGGAGGTCATGACATGACGACGTTGTAGAGGTCCCTGCTTTCGGAATGGGGTCACGATGATACAGTGGAAATGTGTCATCACGAGAGGTCTCATATACAACTTGGCTTCTCGACATCGCAAAACCAAATAGATCTTGACCAAGCTGATTGCGTTTGTTGTGTCCAACTTTAGATGATAGAGTACAAAcaaatcaccaccacctcattcACTCTGacggaagaaggaaagacgaTAAATGAGAATGGATCTCACGAAATCAGAGTATGGAAGGTCTTGCCTGTGAAAGGTCAGGGCGAACCTGTGACTGTACAGGAattacaggtgagtgaagaagagttcTAACCTAAGATTCAGTCTCATGATTTATCCTGCGGACTACTTTTGCACCACCTCTCATTATCACTACGGTGTGACTAATCCTGTCATCTGATGGTTCACAGAAACTTGTTGGTCCAGACGCCAAAGTAGGACAATCGCGAGCATTCAAGAACAAGTGGATAGCGAAAGACGGAGCGGGTTTCGTAAGAGCTGTAAGCTGTACTCCACCTAACCGTCGTATTCAGATGAGAAGTATAACTGATAGATTTGTCGATCGACTCATCGTCATAGGTCGAAGCTCCATCAGACGAAACTGCCGATCAACTTCGTGAGATcaatgagaaaggtgatcACGCTGGTGGAGAGAGTGTGACGAAAGAATTGcaaaagaggaaattgatTCAACCTAAGTGAGTGAGGAGAATCTCACAATCATCGTTCTACGGAACGACTGGCGGGGAGAGTGAGGTCTCCTGCTTGTGATGGAGAATACGACCATATGCCATGACAGGTAGTATTTGCTTAGAGTACAGATGATGGGATATTGAGCTAATGTATCTATGGCCGTTGCCCATACAACTTGTAGAAAACACATCCACTACTCCGTTACAAAGGGGTCAAACTTCTCCACAGAAGTGAAACAATTAGAGACAGATCTTACAGCTGATATGCTTCAATCGTGAGTCATCCAATCTTACATCCAGACCTTGTCTTT is from Kwoniella botswanensis chromosome 2, complete sequence and encodes:
- a CDS encoding COP9 signalosome complex subunit 5, translating into MSDIARKTFELNNDVQSVDPTAAIFQYPREEEKALEDDAPWSKDPHYFHTVKISAVALIKMVTHARSGGAYEIMGVMYGRVKDGVFWIMDAAALPVQGTETRVNAGNEAMEYMVSFQESSREAGKGELLRGWYHSHPGYGCWLSGIDVNTQLNQQKFNDPYLAVVIDPNRTVSAGKVEIGAFRTYPEGYKPPSSGTSQYQSIPMEKIEDFGVHADAYYPLKVEIYKTKLDEQLLDLLWNKYWVATLSSSLLTSNREYSTSQVKDLNAKLQVASSNLSSSTSNLKLKSAPAGQASAKGKVNIKDYAGVEEEDTALAKVAKDSSRIATEAQNGMISQLLKDKLFNTPLQAPLDPTTARATVQGRQ